The Watersipora subatra chromosome 1, tzWatSuba1.1, whole genome shotgun sequence genome has a window encoding:
- the LOC137404392 gene encoding putative oxidoreductase YteT — MATTAIIVGAGNRGSTYAEFATFAPDKLKIVGVAEPIELLRNRMVKKYSIKKDMAWDTWEKMLDHERLAELAIITTQDRMHKEPAVKLAAKGYHILLEKPMAVMYEDCCEIVQAAKRNGVMFGVCHVLRYYPQYIRIRELIESGEIGEVHNIQHTEPVGFWHYAHSYVRGNWRKESKSSSSLLAKCCHDLDLINYWMGNKKCTNISSFGSLMHFTAANKPANAGLNCLSCPIEDTCAYSAKKIYLGRAKEGNFDWPVSVVTKTADIEDLTDALRNGQYGRCVYDCDNDVMSNQVVSMQFIGGATATLTMVAFTERICSRQTVISGSKGEITCDYYGPVKVYDFLSRKTTEYHAESGERIGGHNGADHHLMVTFIDAVRAKDQSRILAGPDETLYSHRLVFEAEKARLENRVVSMEE, encoded by the coding sequence ATGGCGACAACTGCCATTATTGTTGGCGCGGGGAACAGAGGTTCTACCTATGCTGAGTTTGCAACATTTGCACCTGACAAGCTCAAAATAGTCGGCGTTGCAGAACCAATTGAGTTGCTAAGAAATCGGATGGTTAAAAAGTACTCTATAAAAAAGGATATGGCATGGGATACATGGGAAAAGATGCTAGACCATGAGAGGTTAGCAGAATTAGCTATCATAACTACCCAGGATCGAATGCACAAAGAGCCAGCTGTTAAACTCGCTGCAAAGGGATACCATATCCTCCTGGAGAAACCAATGGCCGTGATGTACGAGGATTGCTGTGAAATTGTGCAAGCAGCAAAGAGAAATGGTGTAATGTTTGGTGTCTGCCACGTGCTGAGATATTACCCACAGTACATACGCATTCGAGAGCTGATTGAATCTGGAGAAATCGGAGAAGTTCACAATATCCAGCACACTGAGCCAGTAGGCTTTTGGCACTACGCTCACTCATATGTTCGAGGGAATTGGAGAAAGGAGAGCAAAAGCTCTTCATCCCTTCTGGCGAAATGCTGTCATGACCTCGACCTGATTAACTATTGGATGGGAAATAAGAAATGCACCAATATCTCCTCATTTGGCTCGCTGATGCATTTCACAGCGGCGAATAAACCAGCAAATGCTGGCTTAAACTGCCTTAGTTGCCCAATAGAAGATACATGTGCCTATTCTgccaaaaaaatatatttgggcAGGGCCAAGGAAGGCAATTTTGACTGGCCAGTGTCAGTAGTTACAAAAACAGCTGATATCGAGGATTTGACAGACGCTCTACGAAATGGTCAGTATGGTAGATGTGTCTACGACTGCGATAACGATGTAATGTCGAATCAGGTCGTAAGCATGCAGTTTATTGGTGGAGCCACAGCAACCTTGACCATGGTTGCTTTTACCGAGAGAATTTGCAGTCGCCAGACAGTCATTTCAGGAAGCAAAGGAGAGATTACTTGTGATTATTATGGGCCAGTCAAGGTCTATGACTTTTTGAGTAGAAAAACTACCGAATATCATGCAGAGTCAGGGGAAAGAATAGGAGGACATAATGGTGCCGACCATCATCTCATGGTTACCTTCATTGACGCAGTTCGAGCCAAAGATCAGAGCCGCATTTTAGCAGGACCTGACGAGACACTCTACAGTCACAGGCTTGTGTTTGAGGCTGAGAAAGCTAGACTGGAAAACCGTGTTGTGAGCATGGAggagtaa
- the LOC137385277 gene encoding putative oxidoreductase YteT gives MATTAIIVGAGNRGSNYAEFATFAPDKLKIVGVAEPIELLRNRMVKKYSIKKDMAWDTWEKMLDHERLAEVAIITTQDRMHKEPAVKLAAKGYHILLEKPMAVTYEDCCEIVQAVKKNGVMFGVCHVLRYYPQYIRIRELIESGEIGEVYNIQHTEPVGFWHYAHAFVRGNWRNESKSSSSLLVKCCHDLDLINYWMGNKKCTNISSFGSLMHFTATNKPANAGLNCLSCPIEETCAYSAKKIYLSRAKEGNFGWPVSVVTKTADVEDLTDALRNGQYGRCVYDCDNDVMSNQVVSMQFIGGATATLTMVAFTERVSSRQTVISGSKGEITCDFYGPVKVYDFLNKKSTEYHAESGEQIGGHNGADHHLMVTFIDAVRAKDQSRILAGPDETLYSHRLVFAAEKARLGNRVVSMEK, from the coding sequence ATGGCGACGACTGCCATTATTGTTGGCGCGGGGAACAGAGGTTCTAACTATGCCGAGTTTGCAACATTTGCACCTGACAAGCTCAAAATAGTCGGCGTTGCAGAACCAATTGAGTTGCTCAGAAATCGGATGGTTAAaaaatattctataaaaaagGATATGGCGTGGGATACATGGGAAAAGATGCTAGACCATGAGAGGCTAGCAGAAGTAGCTATCATAACTACCCAGGATCGAATGCACAAAGAGCCAGCTGTTAAACTCGCTGCAAAGGGATACCACATCCTCTTGGAGAAACCGATGGCCGTGACGTACGAGGATTGCTGTGAAATTGTGCAAGCAGTAAAGAAAAATGGTGTAATGTTTGGTGTCTGCCACGTGCTGAGATATTACCCACAGTATATACGCATTCGAGAGTTGATTGAATCTGGAGAAATCGGAGAAGTTTACAATATCCAGCATACTGAGCCAGTAGGCTTTTGGCACTACGCTCACGCTTTTGTTCGAGGGAATTGGAGGAATGAGAGTAAAAGCTCTTCGTCTCTTCTGGTGAAATGCTGTCATGACCTCGACCTGATTAACTACTGGATGGGAAATAAGAAATGCACCAATATTTCCTCATTTGGCTCGCTGATGCATTTCACAGCGACAAATAAACCAGCAAATGCTGGCTTAAACTGCCTTAGTTGCCCAATAGAGGAGACATGTGCCTATTCTgccaaaaaaatatatttaagcaGGGCCAAGGAAGGCAATTTCGGCTGGCCAGTGTCAGTAGTTACAAAAACAGCTGATGTCGAGGATTTGACAGACGCTCTACGAAATGGTCAGTATGGTAGATGTGTCTATGACTGTGATAACGATGTGATGTCAAATCAGGTCGTAAGTATGCAGTTTATTGGTGGAGCCACAGCAACCTTGACAATGGTTGCTTTTACCGAAAGAGTTTCCAGTCGCCAGACGGTCATCTCAGGAAGCAAAGGAGAAATTACTTGTGATTTTTATGGACCAGTCAAGGTCTAtgactttttgaataaaaagtcTACCGAATATCATGCCGAGTCAGGAGAGCAAATAGGAGGACATAATGGTGCCGACCATCATCTCATGGTTACCTTCATTGATGCAGTTCGAGCCAAAGATCAGAGCCGCATTTTAGCAGGACCTGATGAGACACTCTACAGTCACAGGCTTGTGTTTGCGGCGGAGAAAGCCAGACTAGGAAATAGGGTTGTGAGCATGGAgaagtaa